Within the Nitrosococcus wardiae genome, the region CCGGCATCACCATTTTGATTTTTGATCAGCAGGGGCGCATTCAGGGCCGAGCCTATTCAGAATTTACCCAGCATTACCCCCGGCCAGGATGGGTGGAACATGATCCTAACGAGATTTGGTCAGTCACCCAAAAAGTAGTCGCCGCCGCCTTGCAGGAAGCCCATCTAGAGCCCGCCAATCTGGCAGCGATCGGCATTACTAACCAGCGGGAAACGGTGGTGATGTGGGACCGAAGCACGGGAGAACCCGTGGCAAAAGCGATTGTCTGGCAAGATAGGCGCACCACCCCGCTCTGTGAAAAACTCAAAGCCAGGGGTCTGGAGGAGACCTTCCGGCACCGAACCGGGCTTGTTATCGACCCCTATTTCTCAGGCACTAAGGTCAAATGGCTTCTTGACCATGTGGATGGCCTCAGACAACGGGCAGAAGGCGGTGAGATCGCTTTTGGCACCATCGATTCCTGGCTCGTCTGGAAGCTCACAGGCGGCAAGAATCATATTACCGATTACTCCAACGCCAGTCGAACCCTACTTTATAACATCCACGACTTACAGTGGGATGAGGAAATCTTGCAACTGCTCCATATTCCCCCCGCCCTGTTGCCCCAAGTCAAACCCTCTTCTTATGTCTATGGGGAAACCATACCCCAAGCCCTTCTCGGAACCGGCGGCATTCCTATTGCAGGAATTGCAGGGGATCAACAGGCTGCCCTCTTCGGCCAGGCCTGCTATGGGAAAGGGCTAGCTAAAAATACTTACGGGACTGGCTCCTTTGTGCTGATGAATACCGGTAAAGAGGCTATCTTAAGCCAGGAAAAGCTGCTGACCACCATCGCCTGGGGAATCGGCGATGAACCCGTTGAATATGCCTTAGAAGGCGCCATCTTTATCACGGGGGCGGGAATTCAGTGGTTGCGAGATGGCCTAGGGATCATCAACCACGCCTCAGAAACCGAGGACTTAGCCCGCTCAGTAGAAACCAACGAGGGGGTCTACTTTGTGCCAGCTCTCGTCGGCCTTGGCGCCCCCCACTGGGATCCCTACGCCCGCGGTACCTTGCTGGGAATTACCCGCGGCACCACTAAAGCCCATCTGGTGCGGGCAGTACTAGAAAGCATGGGTTACCAAACTCGGGATGTGGTCAAGGCCATGGAACGAGATTCGGCAATCCCGCTAAAAGTGCTACGCTGCGATGGGGGTGCCTCAATCAATCGCTTTCTGATGCAATTCCAGGCAGATATTCTCGGGGTAGCGGTAGAAGTTCCCAAGATTACAGAGACCACCGCCTTGGGGGCGGCTTATTTAGCGGGACTGGCCACCGGATTCTGGCAGAGCCGTAAGGAACTGGATTCCCAATGGCAACTTGCCCACCGCTATGAGCCTACCCTATCTGAAACGGAACGCATGGGCCTCTACCACCAGTGGCAAAGAGCGGTGGAGCGAGCCAAAGGTTGGGCCCAGGAAAAAGAGTAGCTTAGCTCATGCAACTGCGAGAGCGCAACCTAGGAAAGCTGTCTCACACCACTTATGATGTTTTGATCATCGGCGGAGGGATTAACGGTGCGGTCTCTGCGGCGGCTCTTGCCGGCAGAGGCGCTAAAGTCGCCTTAATTGACAAGGGAGATTTTGCAGGTTTTACCAGCCAGCATTCCTCTAATCTCATTTGGGGTGGAATCAAATATTTGGAAACTTACGATTTCCGGCTAGTTTGGAAACTGTGCCAGTCTAGAAATCAATTAATGAAGAATTATCCCTCCACCGTCAAAGAAATCCGTTTTTTTACAACGGTTCCCCAAGACTTTCGATACCCTCGCTTACTCCTGTGGCTAGGTGCTTGGCTCTATTGGTTGATGGGCAAGGGATTTACCCAACTTCCCCGCCTCCTGTCGCGGAATGATATAAAAAAAGAAGAAGACATTATCAATACAGAAAATAGTCAAGGAGGTTTCGAGTATTCCGATGCCTACTTACATGACAATGATGCCCGATTTGTCTTTAATTTTATCCGTTCCGCCTTAAACTGTGGCTGTATCGCCGCCAATTATGTGGAATCCCTAGGGGCCCAAAGAGGAACCGATAAGGTATGGAGAACCCAGGCTAGGGATCATATGAATGGTAAAGAATTCGAAATTAAGTCTAAAGTCCTGCTCAATGCCGCGGGCCCCTTTGTGGACCAACATAACCAGCTGACCGGCCAAAAAACGCCCCATCAACATGTCTTCTCTAAAGGGGTGCATTTAATCGTCGACAGACTCACCCCTCATCAGCGGGTACTTGCCTTTTTTGCCAGTGACGGACGCTTATTTTTTGCCATTCCCATGGGTGTAAAAACCTGTATCGGAACGACCGACACCCCAGTAAAAGATCCTACTACCACCGTCACTGCGGAAAATCGCCAATTTATTCTTGATAATATTAATAAACTGCTTACCCTCAAGGAGCCCTTGAAAACGGAAGATATCATCGCCGCGCGCTGTGGAGTTAGGCCTCTAGTCGTCAAAACAGGCACCTCGGGAAAAAGAGATTGGTTGGAGCTTTCCCGTAAACACGAGATTGATGTCAATTGGGAAAGCGACCATATCAGCATCTTTGGGGGAAAGCTGACAGATTGCCTCAATGTGGGAGAAGAAATTTGCGAGTTAGTGCAGGCTCTAGGAGTCATCCTTCCCCATCCCCAATACTCCTGGTTTGGTGAACCACCGGAAGCCATAAAAAAAGCATTTTTGCATCAGGCCGAATTAATGGATTTAGACGGCTACACTCCACCAAATTCGACGGAAAAACTGACCTGCCGCCTCTGGCGAAGATACGGATCAGAGGCGATTAACCTATTAGAAATGATCCGGACCGATCCTCAACAAGCTGAAGTTCTCATTGAAGGAACAGAATATCTCCGCTGCGAACTGCAACTGGCAGCGCGAAGAGAAATGATTGTCAGACTAGAAGATTTTCTACGCAGACGCTCTAAAATCGCCTTAATTATACGGCAGCAAGAACTTAAGAGGTCAGCAGGAGTGAGGGAGGCTTGTGAGACCCTGTTTGGTCAACAAGCTAAGGAAAAATTTGCTGAGTATTTTTAGGGAAATTAAATCTGTAGTAATAATTGACCAAGAAATCGCTCTAGCCTATTGAAACCTCCGCCATAGTGTTCTAGATAATATTAAGGATTATATTTTTCCTTGGCCAGCCTTCACTTAGAAGAAATTAAGGAGCGTTAGCAATGCCGAAAGAAAGCGGAAAACCAACATCAGAGACGGGGAAAGAAATAGAAAAGCAGAGGGTGGAACCTACCCGCATGCTCTCACCCTTTGAAGAAATGGAACGGTGGTTCGAAAGTGCCTTTCCCCGGGGTTGGATGCGCCCTTTTCAACGGGAACGGCCGATGTGGGGTGAACTCACCTGGCCCCCTGAAGGCAGAATCCCCCGAGTGGATGTGGTCGATCGGGATGAAGAGGTGGTTGTCCGCGCCGAACTGCCGGGAGTAGAAAAAAAAGACCTAGATATCTCAGTTACCGATAATACGGTCACTATTAAAGCCACCACGAGTACTGAAGAAAAAGAAGAAAAAGGAGATTATTATCGCCACGAGATATCCCGTGGCAGCTTTGCCCGCACCGTTACTTTACCCAGTGATGTGGAAAGTGAGAAAGGGAAAGCCTCTTTCAAAGAAGGTATCTTGGAGCTCACCTTGCCCAAGGTAAAAAAATCAAAACGGCGTCGCATCAAAGTCGAATAAAGTACGGCCTTACAATATTCCGGTGCATAGCGGCAAAACTGCCACGGCAGAGTAACGCCGCCTATGCACCGAAGTTTATGATCACAAGCACACCACGCCCCATTAATTTTTTATTCGACCCTCTAAACAGTAACGCCTTTAGGGAAATGCCGGAATGGTAGGTTCGGTCCCACTAATTTCTGCTTCCGGATGATGCTTCTTCACCAACTCATCAATTTCATCAACCCGAGCTTTGGGAACATCCACCATCATCAGAAGTTCTCCTTGTTCGATGGCTTTCTCAAATTGCTTAATCTGCGAATTGGGCGCATCTGAGCCAATCATGGAGGAAAACCATGCCCCAAAACCGGCGCCTGCAAGACTCATCGCTAATATGGCACCCCCACCAAGGATAATTTCTGCCGGCGGAAAAGTGACAGCCACCAATCCTGCCAAAACACCGGTAGCGCCGCCTACCGCAACTCCTCTCTCAAGTGCTGGAATAAAATCGCTTTTTTGCATCAATCCCGCTTCTGGAAGATCTTCCAGGGGAATTCCCTCCTTGGCAAGGATATGGATATGCCGCTCTTCCACCCGGGCCAACAACAGCTCGTTGACAATTTTGCGAGCATTTTTAACATCAGGTATCAAGAAATAAAGTCTTCTCATGTTCTTTTCCCTCTTTGCTGCATCTGCATGTAGGCTTCTGAACGAAGCACTTGTTTTACTCTATGTTGTATAGTAAAAACTTCGCTTAATTTCGAGCTTAACTTTTCAGCTCTATTGAACTCCTAACGAAAAAGGAAGCAGCGCAAGGAGTTGAATCTGCCCCTGTGCTTTCGCCGTTTAAAGAGCAAATCCAGCACTTTATTACCATCCCACTGGGTTTGAACCAGCAGGCAGTACTCTATTCAATTAGAGGGTGGGCTTCAAAGTCCGTTCCCCGGGACTGGACTCATCCCTTTTAACGGGAAAGACCAGCCGGGGTTGAATTGACAGGAACTTCTGAAATGGGGTTTCTTCCTATGAGGGTAGGAAAGAAAGAACTTGGAGATTAGGGAAATGCCGGAATAGTAGGTTCAGTCCCATTAATTTCTGCCTCGGGATGATGTTTTTTCACCAATTCACCAATTTCATCAATCCGATCTTTGGGGACATCTACCATCATCAGGAGTTCTCCCTTTTCAATGGCTTCCTCATATTGCTTAATTTGCGTATTAGGGACATCTGAGCCAATCATGGAGGAAAACCATGCTCCAAAACCGGCACCCGCAAGGCCCGTCGCTAATATAGCTCCGCCACCCAGGGCAAGCCCTGCCGGCGGAAAGGTGACAGCGACTATTCCCGCCAAAACACCGGTGGCGCCACCTACCGCAATGCCCCTCTCCAGGGCTGGGACAAAATCACTTTTTTGCGCGAGTCCCGCCTCCGGAAGATCTTCCATAGGGGTTCCTTCCTTGGCAATAATATGGATATGCCGCTCTTCTACCCGAGCCAACAACAGCTCATTAACTATGGCTTTGGCACTGCCAACATTAGGTACCATAAAATAGAGTCTTCTCATATCTTTTTTTCCTCTCTGCTACGTCTTCTGCACATCGACCTTTACATACAGCATGTACTCGATGATACGGGTTTGACAAACTTGTGCAGTTTTGAGCTTAATTTTCCCCTTCATCACAGCAAGGTATTGTGACTTCGCTATTTCTCAGGAATATTCGTTGAAGTTTAGCACGTGATCTTCCAAAAGATCTTTGGCGAAGAGTACAGCGAAAATCCTCTTGCTCTGCCCTTAGTGCTCTTTCTGCAACACCAAAGTCTGATCTCGCACCTGTTATAAAGCTGCGACCTAGGAAATTTTTCATAATTTAATTATAGTAGGGTCAATGCAAGTTCTCAAAAACTTGGACCCACTTAGCATGGCAAAGCAAGCTATCCTGATGGAGAAAGATAGCGCTTCATTGCTGCCCTGGCATGGCTTGGGGCTCGCTATCGGCGTCGGTACTGGGCGCTTCGCCGCCCCGCTAAGGGTCCAGGTTGGCATCGACCCGGCACATAAGGTACAGGCCTATGCGACCAAAAGAGGCATTTCCTCTGCACAGGCCATCGCCGAAGCTCTCCCCTTTACGAATAACAGCTTCGACTGCCAGAGATCCGCAAGATCAAAGCCTTGCGCGCTGGTCATGGCGAGGGGGCTTTCATGATGGTCAAGGCATGCCGCTCCTTGTCCATCTAGAATGGGGTTTGCTCACTGTTCTGCTTACAATCGCTAAGGTACCCTGGAGCAAATAACATGGAAAACACATTCTGGGTGGCATTGGCAGCTAGTTCCTTGGCAGCACTGGTGACGGCGATGGGTATCTACACTATTCGCCACTTTGAGGCCTGGGGCCGAAAATATAGCATCTACTTCGTTTGCTTCGCCGCTGGCGTGCTGATTTCCGTATCCTTTTTGCACATCATCCCGAAGTCCTTCGAGATGAATGTCAATGCCCCTGTGTACTTACTAGTGGGATTTGTTCTGCTGCATCTGCTCAGCCGATTTATCACCGCTTTTGTCTGTGAGCAGAATCCGAATTCCCGTTACAGTATCGGACTGATCCCCATGTTTGGTATTGGTTTCCATTCATTTATTGACGGGTTCATGTACTCCATCACGTTTACTGTCAGCATCTTTACTGGAGCACTGGCCGCCACCGGCATGGTACTCCATGAATTTCCTGAAGGAATCATCACCTACTTGCTGCTTTTACGCGGGGGATTTAGCGAAAAAACATCTTTGATCCTGGCCTTTCTCGCCGCCTCACTGACCACGCCTCTAGGTACGCTGATTTCTTATCCCTACATTAGCCAGATTAATAAACCATTACTGGGAGCCTTACTGTCCTTGTCGGCAGGGGTGCTCATCTATGTGGGCGCTACCCATCTGCTGCCCCAGGCGGAAAATGAAAAGGAGCATCGAAATTACAGCCTGTTAGCCTTCGGTGCTGACATCCTGGTGGCCATCCTCATCGTGCTATCCAAGTGATACCTTTTTAGAAAGGGTGATGTCCGTGGACGGTGGGTCCAGCTAGAGGGTTCCTCCCCACAACTTGGTCCAGGTGGGAGAGAGGGAAGGAAGGGTCTCCCGTCCCTAGCCCAGAGGACAGACGGGCCTCTCATGATAACTTTCAAGCACCCGCCTGCCCTTTAGCTGGAGTTATCTTAAGCCCATACAATTGGCATAGTAGGTCACCGTCGCGGGCCAATCGGAAAACATGCCCAGGATACCCACATCTTTCGCCAGGATATCAAGCACTTCCAGCATGTCGCCATCATTGTTGATGGCATCGGTAATGGTCTGGTAGTACCAACCGCCGCCGTCCTTGAGCAGAACGGAGCGCTCCATCGTCCAGGTGATAATGTCAAGACCAGCGGCTCTGGCATTCAAGGCATACTCCGAGGGCACAATCTCATTATTCTCATTAAGTTCCGACAGTGCCCACATGGGGGGCGCGATAATTCTCACCCCCTGGGCAACAAGGCTCTCCATGGCAGCCAGGGAGGAGTCCAGCTCGCTAACGGAGTTGGCGTCATCAAGAAGCACCGCCTGCCTGCCGAAGGCGGGCTCATTGTTAATCCAATAGAGCACATCATCGAGATTGAAAGACTGAGGATACACTTTCCTCGCCCGAACACCTGCCTCATGGTACTCATCAATCAACTGCTGGGCATAATCCTCCTGGGTATAATCGCCTTCAAAAGGCATATTAACAGCGGGCGTTTTAAGCTCAGGGGTAAACTTCACGCCCAATGTCTTAAAGAGCTCAATGCTCTCTGCATGACTGAGTAAAGTACCCTTGGTGGAGTACAGATCGGTACGCCAGCTTGGAGTGGTGTTCATATACTCTTCGACGGTAGTGGCGTTGGGGTTGAAAGCATCCATCTTACCCTGAAGGGTCTTGAACTCCTCTAGGGTAATATCGCTGGTGCAGCATTTGGCCAAAGCCGGTGCAATAGTTTCGCCGGTAAAAGGGTCGATCTCAGCGGGAGTAAAGGGTACAGAGCACTTAGCAGCCAGGTCGGTGGCAAGGATATGGGTGGTGGTATGCAAATCGCATTGGGAGTGACGGCATACCAACTCTCTATCCTTGGTGAAGGTGACATCGCACTCTAGGATACCGGCCCCCATGCGGGCGGCTGCTTCGTAGGACTCCTTGGTGTGTTCGGGGAACTGCAGGGGGGCGCCCCGGTGGCCGATGGAAAAATCGGTCTGGTAGAAGGGACCTTGGGCACACGCTTGAAGGGCCTTCTTGAGCTCGCCCTTCTCCATGTCTTCCACGAGATAGAATGGCCGGGGACCAAGCTGCACAGGTTGGCCCCTTTTTTTATTGGCGAACAGCTTTTCCTGCTTATCTTTTCCCCACTTATGGTCTTCATAACTTCCCAAACCGTCGGCAGGGGTAAGGGCGGATAATGCTGCAAAGATAATGGTAATCATAAGTATAGAGCTATTTAGGCGCATTAGATCCTCCAGTTCTTTATCATAAAGAGGGTTCAGGCGGGATCGAAAAGGATCCAACGCGCCACACTACTGAGGTTTTATGTCTGTTAAATGGCAGTATTGTTAAGGGCTAATGAAAAGCCAATAATAGACGTTGCCCTATCGCCGCCCGGCCAAAGCTAATAAGGTGCTCATAGCCCCTGATTCTCTCCCTACAATTCTCTATAATATATAAAGCTCAAACACAGTGCAGTGGGGAATAGGCCCACCGCTATTTCCCCTTCACCGGATGCAGAAGAGATAGGTACTTAATCCGTTAGGTCATTTTATTCATGTGGTTCTACAAAGTTCTAGGTTTTGCCTTTACGGGGCTTGCGACAGTGGGAGTTATCCTCCCCCTCCTTCCTACGACCCCTTTTCTCCTTTTGGCCGCGGGATGCTTTGCCAAATCCTCTCCAAGACTTCACCAAATGCTTATAGAAAATGCTACCTTCGGACCGATGATCAAGAATTGGCATGAGCATAGAACTATTCCCTTGAGAGCCAAGATCATTGCTATTCTCTCATTAATTTTTTTCGGGGGTTATTCAGTGATCTTCGCTATCGAGAATACTATCCTTAAAATATTAGGCGCCTTAATCGTTGCCTACGCCCTGTTTTTTATTGCGAGGATTAAAATATACCGTGCCCACCCTACGCTTGCTGAATGATCTCAACAGCGTCATCCACAGTGTTCGCAATATGGATAATTTCTACATCTTTGGGACTAATCACCCCTTCGCTCAACATGGTTTCTTGAGCGAAACGCCGTAAATATTCCCAAAAATCGCCATCCATGCCAATAATGGGAAACCGCTCTAATTTTCCTGTCTGCACCAGTGTGACGACCTCAAAAGCTTCATCAAGAGTACCGAAACTACCAGGCATGATTACAGATGCAGAGGAGTATTTAACAAGCATCACTTTGCTTTCTAAATCCGATTCCCGGTTCCGTCTGCCCGACAGGAATACTTTCTCTGCCCCCTCCACTTTGCCGAGGAGCGAATAACGGCCTATATCATTAGTAGTTTTGCCATTCATGATTATCTCTTTTATATATTTTGTCACATGAATATTAAGTTGATGGGTTATTTTCTAGTCACATTACAGTTTGTAGCAATTATTTTATGCTACTTTCCTTTTGCTCTAGCAGATAGGAATTTTACGTCTAGCTTATTCTTAGTGACTATTGGATTAGTCGCTGGAATAATCACACTTTACTTTAACCGGTTAAATAATTTTAATATCCACCCTGAAATAAAACATAATGCCAATCTTATTACTCATGGCCCTTACAAATATATCCGCCATCCTATGTATACCAGTTTATGCATAGTAATGCTGGGTATCACAACCTACAATTTCCATTATCTAAATTTTATCGGCTTGACAATGTTAGTAATAGTTTTAATAGCCAAATCCCATATTGAGGAGATTCTATTAAAGAATTATTTCCCTGAATATCTCGATTATATAGCAAGAACAAAAAAATTTATTCCTTTTATTTTCTAACAAGTTAGGGGGAGGTCAAATACATGCAGCTTAAATGTTCATGCCATTGCGGCAGCGTACGCTTTACACTTCATTCCCCACACCCTTACCCCTTTAACCTCTGTTATTGCTCTATCTGCCGAAAAACCGCGGGCGGTGGGGGCTATACCATTAATCTAGGTGGAGATTATAAAATCCGGAAGAATCTCTTGCACAATGGCATAAGCGGCTAGGGCTTGAAAACTTTGGGTCTTAATTATGAAAAAACGGAATCGAACGACACAATACTCAGAGAGGGTCTTCTGGGAGAAGATCAGCATATATGCAAAATCAGCAGGAGTGAATGTTATAGAAACCGCTTTGAAACTTTATTATGCTTTACAAGATGAAGATACTCCCAAATGGGCAAAAACAGTTATTTATAGTGCTTTAATTTATTTTATCTCTCCAGTTGATACTTTACCTGATTTACTGCCAGGGGGTTATGTGGATGATTTAGGCGTACTATTATCGGCAGTTGCAACGATATCGACTCATATAAAAGAAGAACACTCAGACAAAGCAGGGGTTAAAATCGAACAGTGGTTTAAAAGATAATTTATGGAAAATAATGATAAAAAACCTATAAAAGTGTACTACAACAGTGCATGCCCAGTCTGTAATGCAGGGATAAAAAATCAAAAGGCGAAAATGGCTCACTGTAGAATAGAATGGAAAGATGTTCATACCCAATCAGGCATCCATAATGAGATATCACCTGATCTTGAATTTGTCCGAAAAAGGCTTCATGCAATAAATGAAAAAGGAGAAATAAAAGTAGGAGTTGAAGCATTCGAGGTCATTTGGAGGCATTCACCTAATGAGCGTTGGAAAGCTAAGCTTGTTTCCTTTCCTATAATAAAACAGATTTCTATTTTTCTCTATAATGCATTTGCCTGGTTTTTGTATAAGTGGAATCTCCGAAAACACCATTGGTGAGTTCACCACTAAATTTAGCATCAACCTCATATATAGGGTGAACAGTAAACACACACAGGTTCTTCCCCTTGATGTCCATAAATATAAAATCTAACTTTCGGATCAACACCAGGTTGAGGCGTTTTAATTTCGATAAGACCAAGATTTAATCCACCATAAGGATTTTTTATATAGCTTTTTACCCCCTTTAAAAAATTAACTTTTGCATTCAATAAACCATTATTAATCGATACCTTTCGGTTAGCCCGAATAAGAAGCTTTGAAAAGAATTGCACAAAAAAAGTATTGATATGGGTAATGGGACTAGAAACCACTTGATAAGTATTAGGTCCTTCTTTATTCCACTTAATACGGTGAACACACCCAATATGAATATCTCCACTTAGCAAAATCATTTTTTGCGAAGGATACTTAAGCTGATGTTGATAAATCGTTTCTAGAAATTTATTTCTATCCTGCACATGGGCACCAGAAGACCACCGATCTGAAAAATCTTCACCAGAATAAGTAATTCTAGCTGCCAGCTTTGCTAGAAAACGAGGTAAATGAATAACAGGCACACTCAGTACAAAAAACAATATTTTTTTGTCTCTATGTGCTTTTAAGAATTTTTCAATTTTTATATGTTGTTTTTTAGAAAAAAGTTTTCCATTTCTTCCAGCCTTTCGATTAGAACGCAAATCCAGGACAAAGACAGCTGTATTTCCATAGCTAATATCATAATCAAACGAATCCGGTAGTTCTTTCTGATAATCCATCACGCAGGAAGCTTGATAATCAAAATAAGCTAATTTTGCTCCTATGAAGAACTCCTGCCATTGGGGAGTTTGATGCTTTGGATCAGAACCCCAATTATCAATAATGTCATGATCATCCCAAATAGGATAGCAGGGATACTCCCTATGTATTGTTTTTAAATCGGCAAGATTCCAGAAATACCGATAACGATGTTGAAATATCTTCCGTATACTTTCGCTCTTATATTCCAAAATGTTTTTTTTATCTTCAGATGCAATAAAAGAAAGATAATCTGGATTAAAAAGAGAAAGATTCCGCGGATAGTCTGAATACATCTGATCTCCCATCATCAAAACGAATTTGGTATCGTGGTACTCCATACATCGTTTTGCGGCACGCAGCATTTGAATAGATTCTAAGTGGACCAAACCATCTTCATCAAATGGCTGATTGCAACTCATTAACGCAATTGAGAAACGACTCGGTGTTTGATCGGGATGACTAGGAGCTGTTTCAAAAGTTCCTGCTCCAATGAGCTGATCATCTGTTAAATGTTTGACTTCATAAGCATATCGGGTTAAAGGCTCTAAAAATTGGTTCTCCAAGGTAAATGGAAATTCTATACTGTAAGTATTATCATTTTTATTTTCATATTCTATTGCTATATATCCTTCCTGTACATTTTCCTGATCTCCTATTTTCCACCAACGTAAACACAAAGTTCCGGGTCTTTCTGAACGAATCCATAATCGAGCTGATTTTGCCTTTACAGCGCCGACAGATACCATATTTTCAAGCGGCTCGATCTGAAAGTTTTTTGAGTTTTCCATATTATTCAAATGATTAAATTATTTAAAATGGCTAAGGATAAATTAATTTTCAAGAAATATATTTAATTTTTATCAGAGCTAATACGCTTCAATATCTGCTCAACTAGGTGATATTTCTCGGCTAATTGATTCATCCAATCTCATACGCGCGGTGAATGTTTTATTAAAACTGGCAACCCAATTAAGATTAATGGAAGCCCAAGCGGAATTGGTAACCAAAATATAATCAAACCCGTGAAGACAGAAATGGCTCCAAAACTAAGATATATTAACTTAATCATTTTTCTTAAATTCCACCATCAGTCTCCCCCACTGTACTCAGGTTTGACTACATTATAGCAATGCATGTCGGATAAATTTCTTATAAGTATTTATATTTTATGGTTTTTTCATCGATTACAGGTGTGTAATAAAATGTCAGAAGCTATAGCGGTTCCCCCGTAGAGGAAATCCCGTTGGGCTTGGGACAAACGTGGCCCGACGTCAAGCTTCCAGCAGCATATCTTGACACGCTGACCCCCAAGCTCCTGAGGTCTAACTCAAACGGGAAAGACTATAATTTATTTAGATAATAGCTCCGATAGGTTTTGATTCCTGTCTCAATATAGCCTAGTTTTTAATGCAGGGCCTTTTACAATTTAGTGATTGGAATAAAATTAAGGAGGTTCTATGAATAATAAATTGACTCTGACCAGTTCTTGTTTCTTTGCCATTGTTATGCTGTCTGTAGTGGCGCTCCATCCTCTCAATGCAGCCAACCCACCAGAGGAAGAAAGCAAGGTAAAAGAGTTTATGCAGGTGAAACTCTCTAGTTCCCACGATGTTTTGGAGGGCTTAATCGAGGAAGATTTTTTTAAGATCTTAGAGGAAGCCAAAAGAATGCTGGCAATGAGTCATGCGAGCGAATGGTATGTTATGAAAACCCCAGAATATAAAGAATATAGTACTGAGTTTCGTGACCACCTGCAGGAACTCATAGGTGCGGCTAAGGATAAAAACCTTGACATCGCTGCCCGTAGTTACTCCCAGTTGACCGTAACTTGCGCAAAATGCCATAAGCATGTGAGAGAGGAGCAGTAGCAGAACTTTTGGCTCAGCTATTTTCCCTCAAAAATGGATTCAATCGT harbors:
- a CDS encoding alkaline phosphatase D family protein, translating into MENSKNFQIEPLENMVSVGAVKAKSARLWIRSERPGTLCLRWWKIGDQENVQEGYIAIEYENKNDNTYSIEFPFTLENQFLEPLTRYAYEVKHLTDDQLIGAGTFETAPSHPDQTPSRFSIALMSCNQPFDEDGLVHLESIQMLRAAKRCMEYHDTKFVLMMGDQMYSDYPRNLSLFNPDYLSFIASEDKKNILEYKSESIRKIFQHRYRYFWNLADLKTIHREYPCYPIWDDHDIIDNWGSDPKHQTPQWQEFFIGAKLAYFDYQASCVMDYQKELPDSFDYDISYGNTAVFVLDLRSNRKAGRNGKLFSKKQHIKIEKFLKAHRDKKILFFVLSVPVIHLPRFLAKLAARITYSGEDFSDRWSSGAHVQDRNKFLETIYQHQLKYPSQKMILLSGDIHIGCVHRIKWNKEGPNTYQVVSSPITHINTFFVQFFSKLLIRANRKVSINNGLLNAKVNFLKGVKSYIKNPYGGLNLGLIEIKTPQPGVDPKVRFYIYGHQGEEPVCVYCSPYI
- a CDS encoding YkvA family protein — its product is MKKRNRTTQYSERVFWEKISIYAKSAGVNVIETALKLYYALQDEDTPKWAKTVIYSALIYFISPVDTLPDLLPGGYVDDLGVLLSAVATISTHIKEEHSDKAGVKIEQWFKR
- a CDS encoding thiol-disulfide oxidoreductase DCC family protein; the protein is MENNDKKPIKVYYNSACPVCNAGIKNQKAKMAHCRIEWKDVHTQSGIHNEISPDLEFVRKRLHAINEKGEIKVGVEAFEVIWRHSPNERWKAKLVSFPIIKQISIFLYNAFAWFLYKWNLRKHHW
- a CDS encoding glycerophosphodiester phosphodiesterase family protein, which gives rise to MRLNSSILMITIIFAALSALTPADGLGSYEDHKWGKDKQEKLFANKKRGQPVQLGPRPFYLVEDMEKGELKKALQACAQGPFYQTDFSIGHRGAPLQFPEHTKESYEAAARMGAGILECDVTFTKDRELVCRHSQCDLHTTTHILATDLAAKCSVPFTPAEIDPFTGETIAPALAKCCTSDITLEEFKTLQGKMDAFNPNATTVEEYMNTTPSWRTDLYSTKGTLLSHAESIELFKTLGVKFTPELKTPAVNMPFEGDYTQEDYAQQLIDEYHEAGVRARKVYPQSFNLDDVLYWINNEPAFGRQAVLLDDANSVSELDSSLAAMESLVAQGVRIIAPPMWALSELNENNEIVPSEYALNARAAGLDIITWTMERSVLLKDGGGWYYQTITDAINNDGDMLEVLDILAKDVGILGMFSDWPATVTYYANCMGLR
- a CDS encoding LOG family protein — its product is MNGKTTNDIGRYSLLGKVEGAEKVFLSGRRNRESDLESKVMLVKYSSASVIMPGSFGTLDEAFEVVTLVQTGKLERFPIIGMDGDFWEYLRRFAQETMLSEGVISPKDVEIIHIANTVDDAVEIIQQA
- a CDS encoding cytochrome c; translation: MNNKLTLTSSCFFAIVMLSVVALHPLNAANPPEEESKVKEFMQVKLSSSHDVLEGLIEEDFFKILEEAKRMLAMSHASEWYVMKTPEYKEYSTEFRDHLQELIGAAKDKNLDIAARSYSQLTVTCAKCHKHVREEQ
- a CDS encoding YbaN family protein; this translates as MWFYKVLGFAFTGLATVGVILPLLPTTPFLLLAAGCFAKSSPRLHQMLIENATFGPMIKNWHEHRTIPLRAKIIAILSLIFFGGYSVIFAIENTILKILGALIVAYALFFIARIKIYRAHPTLAE
- a CDS encoding methyltransferase family protein, which gives rise to MGYFLVTLQFVAIILCYFPFALADRNFTSSLFLVTIGLVAGIITLYFNRLNNFNIHPEIKHNANLITHGPYKYIRHPMYTSLCIVMLGITTYNFHYLNFIGLTMLVIVLIAKSHIEEILLKNYFPEYLDYIARTKKFIPFIF